CGGGTGCGCCGGGTCACCAGGGCTCGTTCTTGAGCCCGAGCAGGTACGCGATGCCGTTGGTCACGACGTGCAGGACGGGCGTCGCGACGACGACCACGACCAGGACGGGAAGCGTGAACGTGGTCCCGAACCAGACGGGAGCGAGCACGAACGCGCAGGCCAGCGCGCCGACGACGAAGTCGAGCTGGTCGAGGCCGGGGAACGCCGCGCCGCGTTTCCGTCCGCTCCGGCGCTTGAGGAACGAGGCCCCGATGTCGCCCAGCATCGCCCCCAGCGCGAGGCCGACGCCGGCCAGCAGCGGGAAACTCGGGAGCGAGTGGCCGACGAGTTCGCTCACGGCCGGTCCGGCCGCGTTGAGCCCCAGCGCGACCAGCGTCCCGGCGAGCGTCCCGGCGGCGGTCCCCCGCCAGGTCTTCCCGTCGCCGAGCAGTCGGCTGTCACCCATCGTTCGTCCGCCGTCTATCGGTCTCCCCCCACCAGCCAGCACGGCTGCGTTGTTTGGCACGTAGGCGGGCAACATCGCCCACAGCGCCGTCGCGACGACCCCGAGTGTGTCCATGTTCCGGGCGTCACGGCCCGGGGTAATAATCCGTGTGACTGCACGCGGACCCCACCGGGCGTCTGTGAGCGGGCGTCGGCAGGAAGGGAAGGGCTGATATTGCGTCACCGACACGTACCGATATGGACTCCGGCACGTCGTGGAAGCGCGACTTCGCGAGTGGGCTCATCGTCCTGCTGCCCTTCCTCGTCACGACGTACGTCATCGTCTACCTCTACAACATCCTCGCCTCCGCTGCGGTCATCCCCGCTATCGACTCCGAACTCCTGCTCGCGCTCGGCCTGCCGGCCGGTGCGACGGCCGTGGAACTGGCCCGGGTGTTCACCACGCTGGTCATCTTCGTCCTCATCGTCTTCTCGACGGGCTACCTGATGCGGACGGCCTTCGGCGACATCGTCGAAGGACTGCTTGACGACTCGATGAACCACATCCCGGGGCTCCGAGTGGTGTACAACGCCTCGAAGATGGCCATCGAGACGGCCGTCGGCGGCACCGAAGAGCTCCAGAGTCCGGTGAAGATAGAGGTGTGGGACGGGATGCGGATGACGGCGTTCAAGACAGGCAAGACGACAGAGGACGGCCGCGACGTCATCTTCCTGCCGACGGCCCCGAACATCACGACAGGCTTCGTCATCGAGGTCGAATCACACGAGTACGAGGAGACCGACGAGCGCGTCGAAGACGCGCTGACGCGCATACTGAGCGCCGGGTTCGGCGACACGGCCGAGCGAAACCGGCCGATTCCGGTCGTCGACGACGACGATTGAGTCGACGTGGGTAGACAGTGAATCAGGCGGACAGCCGAGCCTGAGCGCCGCTCAGACGTACTTGAACCATTCCTCGCGCTCGCCCGCGTCGATGACGTCGAAGAAGGCGCTCTGGATGTCGTCGGTGACCGGCCCCTTCGTCCCCTCGCCGATCTCGTTGTCGTCGACGCTCCGGATGGGCGTCACCTCGGCGGCGGTGCCGGTAAAGAAGAGTTCGTCGGCCGTGTACAGTTCGCCCCGGGAGATGGTCGCCTCGTCGTGGACGGTGTAGCCCAGCTCCTCGGCCAGCGTGATGGCGGTCTGGCGGGTGATGCCACCGAGGATGGACTCGGCCATGCCGGGCGTGTAGATCTCGTCGTCCCGGACGAGGAAGATGTTCTCGCCGGGGCCCTCGGCGACGTTGCCCTCCTTGTTGAGGACGATGGCCTCGGTGTAGCCGTTGCTGCGGGCCTCCTCGCCGGCGAGCATGCTGTTGACGTACAGGCCGGTCGTCTTGATGTTGGTCGGAATCTGGCTGGAGGCGTGTTTCCGCCACGAGGAGACCATCACGTCGACGCCCTCTTCGAGGGCCTCCTCACCGAGGTACGCCCCCCACGGCCAGGCCGCGATGACCGTCTCCGTCGGACAGGTGCGCGGGCTCACG
This DNA window, taken from Haloarcula ordinaria, encodes the following:
- a CDS encoding CDP-2,3-bis-(O-geranylgeranyl)-sn-glycerol synthase is translated as MDTLGVVATALWAMLPAYVPNNAAVLAGGGRPIDGGRTMGDSRLLGDGKTWRGTAAGTLAGTLVALGLNAAGPAVSELVGHSLPSFPLLAGVGLALGAMLGDIGASFLKRRSGRKRGAAFPGLDQLDFVVGALACAFVLAPVWFGTTFTLPVLVVVVVATPVLHVVTNGIAYLLGLKNEPW
- a CDS encoding DUF502 domain-containing protein, which produces MDSGTSWKRDFASGLIVLLPFLVTTYVIVYLYNILASAAVIPAIDSELLLALGLPAGATAVELARVFTTLVIFVLIVFSTGYLMRTAFGDIVEGLLDDSMNHIPGLRVVYNASKMAIETAVGGTEELQSPVKIEVWDGMRMTAFKTGKTTEDGRDVIFLPTAPNITTGFVIEVESHEYEETDERVEDALTRILSAGFGDTAERNRPIPVVDDDD
- a CDS encoding branched-chain amino acid transaminase — its product is MFEGTDRVWMDGEFVDFEDANVHVLTHALHYGTGVFEGVRCYDTEQGPAIFRWEEHLDRLYASAKPYDLDIEFTKEELTDATVELIRSEGFESCYIRPIVFYGFDSLGVSPRTCPTETVIAAWPWGAYLGEEALEEGVDVMVSSWRKHASSQIPTNIKTTGLYVNSMLAGEEARSNGYTEAIVLNKEGNVAEGPGENIFLVRDDEIYTPGMAESILGGITRQTAITLAEELGYTVHDEATISRGELYTADELFFTGTAAEVTPIRSVDDNEIGEGTKGPVTDDIQSAFFDVIDAGEREEWFKYV